The genomic DNA TTCCAGAAATATTTGAATTGAAACAAGACTGTAAATTTAATAATTGTTTGCACTTACAAGAACCCAAATGTGCTGTTAAAAAGGCATTGGATAATGATGAGATAGCATTTTCGCGCTACAGAAGTTATTTGCAAATTATTGAAGGAGAAGATGAGCATTACAGAACTGATAATTGGGAATAATCCCCATTGTCCTTCGGATATTTCCCCAAAAGGGAAAAATAAATATGAATCAAATAGCTCCCTTTCCTTTGGAAAGGGTTAGGGATAAGAAAATGAAAGCGGTAATTCAAAGAGTTTCAAAAGCAAGCGTAACCATAGAAGGGAAAAAAGTAGCGTCTATTTCAACAGGGCTTTTGGTGCTTATAGGTATTGTTAATGAAGATACAACAGAGGATATTAAATGGTTGACTAACAAAATAGCAAATCTTCGTGTTTTTGGTGATGAAAACAATATCATGAATACCTCTTTGTTAGATGTTAATGGTGATGCTATTGTGGTAAGTCAATTTACTTTACATGCTTCTACAAAAAAAGGCAATAGACCAAGTTATATTAAAGCGGCAAAACCAGATATTGCTATTCCACTGTATAAAAGTTTCGTAAAACAGTTAGAAAACAACCTGGGTAAAAATGTACAAACGGGACAATTTGGAGCCGATATGAAAGTGGAGTTGATTAACGACGGACCCGTAACAATAATAATCGATTCTAAAAACAAAGAATAATGGCATCTATATTTGGGCATGGTGTGGTTGGCTTTACATTAGCTAAAATCATTGATAAACACAATGCAAAATGGCTTATAGTCTTTGCTGTATTTTCAACCATTCTTCCAGATTTTGATGTTATAGGTTTTAGATTTGGTATACCTTACGAGCATCCCATGGGACATCGGGGATTTTCACATTCCATATTATTTTCGGTTATATGGGCCTTTGTTTTGATGATCTCTCTGGGTAGAAAAAATAAAGGCGTCTGGTTTTTGGTTATCTTTTTATCAACTCTTTCACATGGTCTTTTAGATGCTATGACATCAGGCGGGATGGGTGTTGGGTTTTTAATTCCATTTGATAATAGTCGTTTTTTCTTTCCATTTCGAGAGATACAAGTATCACCCTTGGTATCAAAGATTTTTTTTCGGAATGGGGAATAAAAGTGCTATTTAGCGAGTTTAAATATATTTTTATCCCATCTTTTCTTATATTATTTGTGAGATTTTTAATTTATCGAACGAAAGTTTTTTAGATGATAAAAACTGAGCTTTCTCATATAATAATCAGTCTGATACAAATACCTTTGACTTTATAAAGACACATAAAATATGATTGTAAAAAAAATTATGAGTATTCTTATTTTACTCATTACTTTATCTGTTACTTCTCAAGAAAATTTATATCAGAGTTTAATCCTTCCAGAAAACCTAATAAAAAATGCAAATGCAGTTCTTAGAAAAGATGATACTCAAATAGAAATTTCTTCAGTAAAAAAATTAATTCATAAATATAGACGAGTAGTAACCATATTAAATAAAAAAGGTGATGATTATTTAAAAGCATTTGTCCATTATGATAATGAAATTAATATAAAAAGATTAAATGCTTTTGTTTATAATAAGTTAGGTCAAGAAATTAAAAAGTTTAAGAAAAATGATTTTAAGGATGTTGCTGCAGTAAGCAGTTTTTCTTTATACGAAGACAGTAGAGTAAAATATTTAGAATATACTCCTATTGAATATCCTTATACTGTTGAATTCGAATATACAACGGAGACTTCTAATACTGCTTGGATTCCTTTTTGGAGGCCGTTGGAAGGATATCTTATAAGTACACAAAATAGTTCGTTTAAAATTATTTATGATGCTTCTGTTGGAATGAATAAAAAAGAGAAAAACTTTTCTGGATATAATATTATAGATAATTCCGAAGCAGGCATTTTGAATTATGAAGCTAAAAATATTGAAGCTTTAAAGCCAGAACAAATGAGTCCAGAATTTAAAATTATTGGGCCTAGATTATTAGTGTCAGCAAAGAACTTTTATTATGGAGGATTTTATGGTTCTGCTGAAGATTGGACCAGTTTAGGGAAATGGTTTAATGATAATCTACTTGTTGGAAGATCAAGTCTTACTAAAGCTACAGAGGCACAAATTAAGGAATTAGTTACAGGTATTGATGATCCTATTGAAAAAGCTAAAATTGTATATCAATTTGTACAAGATAATACCAGATATATAAGTGTTCAAGTGGGTGTGGGTGGTATGCAACCAATTTCAGCTTTAGATGTAGATAAAGTAAAGTATGGAGATTGTAAAGGGTTAACAAATTATACAAAAGCTTTGTTAGATGTAGTTGGTGTTCCTTCTAATTACACAAGGTTATATGCTTCTCCCGATAGTCAAATTGGAGTTGAGAAAGATTTTACTTCTTTTGTTGGTCAAACGAACCATGTCATTCTAAATATTCCACAAGAAGACAAAGATGATATCTGGTTGGAATGCACAAGTCAAAAATTACCTTTTGGTTTTATTGGCGATTTTACAGACGATAGAGATGTATTAGTTATAACACCCGAAGGAGGTAAAATCCAACACACAAAAAAATACAAAACAGAAGAGAGCGTCCAGCAAATAAAAGGGAATTATTCGATTTCAAATAACGGGGCTATTGAAGCTAATGTCAATATTAACTCTAAAGGCATACAATATGATGATAAATATTGGTTAGAAACCGAAACAGAAAGAGACCTCGATAAGCATTATAAAAAAAGATGGGGCTATATTAATACCATTAAAATGAATAGTATGCACATCACTAATAATAAAGAAACTATTGAGTTTGTTGAAGATATTAGTTTTCAGGCAACTAACTATTCTAAAAAAATAGGTGATAGGATGTTGATTACGCTGAATGCCTTAAATAGAAATACAGAGATACCAGACCGTTACAGAAATAGAAAACACCCTCTTAAAATTAAAAGAGGATTTAAGGATATTGACGAGGTCGAAATTAAATTACCACAAGATTATAAAGTAGAATCTAAGCCCAATAATAAAATCATTGAAAATAAATTTGGAAGTTATAAATCAGAAATAATTGTTAAAGATGAAAGTACACTTATATATAAAAGAGAATTTACAGTAAACGATGGTGAGTTTCCTAAAGAAGATTATGAGGCGTTTAGGGATTTCTATAAAAAAGTGAATAAACAAGACAACGCAAAAGTAGCATTAATTAAAAAATGATTAAATGAAAATCACAACGATTTTATTTAGCTTATGCTTTACAATAACAGCATTTGCTCAAGATTACAAATTCGGAAAAATTTCTAAAGAAGAGTTACAAGAAAAATTTAACCCGTTAGATTCTTCGGCAAGTGCC from Flavivirga abyssicola includes the following:
- the dtd gene encoding D-aminoacyl-tRNA deacylase, giving the protein MKAVIQRVSKASVTIEGKKVASISTGLLVLIGIVNEDTTEDIKWLTNKIANLRVFGDENNIMNTSLLDVNGDAIVVSQFTLHASTKKGNRPSYIKAAKPDIAIPLYKSFVKQLENNLGKNVQTGQFGADMKVELINDGPVTIIIDSKNKE
- a CDS encoding metal-dependent hydrolase, encoding MASIFGHGVVGFTLAKIIDKHNAKWLIVFAVFSTILPDFDVIGFRFGIPYEHPMGHRGFSHSILFSVIWAFVLMISLGRKNKGVWFLVIFLSTLSHGLLDAMTSGGMGVGFLIPFDNSRFFFPFREIQVSPLVSKIFFRNGE
- a CDS encoding DUF3857 domain-containing protein, yielding MIVKKIMSILILLITLSVTSQENLYQSLILPENLIKNANAVLRKDDTQIEISSVKKLIHKYRRVVTILNKKGDDYLKAFVHYDNEINIKRLNAFVYNKLGQEIKKFKKNDFKDVAAVSSFSLYEDSRVKYLEYTPIEYPYTVEFEYTTETSNTAWIPFWRPLEGYLISTQNSSFKIIYDASVGMNKKEKNFSGYNIIDNSEAGILNYEAKNIEALKPEQMSPEFKIIGPRLLVSAKNFYYGGFYGSAEDWTSLGKWFNDNLLVGRSSLTKATEAQIKELVTGIDDPIEKAKIVYQFVQDNTRYISVQVGVGGMQPISALDVDKVKYGDCKGLTNYTKALLDVVGVPSNYTRLYASPDSQIGVEKDFTSFVGQTNHVILNIPQEDKDDIWLECTSQKLPFGFIGDFTDDRDVLVITPEGGKIQHTKKYKTEESVQQIKGNYSISNNGAIEANVNINSKGIQYDDKYWLETETERDLDKHYKKRWGYINTIKMNSMHITNNKETIEFVEDISFQATNYSKKIGDRMLITLNALNRNTEIPDRYRNRKHPLKIKRGFKDIDEVEIKLPQDYKVESKPNNKIIENKFGSYKSEIIVKDESTLIYKREFTVNDGEFPKEDYEAFRDFYKKVNKQDNAKVALIKK